In Vibrio celticus, one genomic interval encodes:
- the rplI gene encoding 50S ribosomal protein L9 codes for MQVILLDKIGNLGGLGDQVNVKSGYARNFLIPQGKAVMATKDNVAMFETRRAELEAKVAEQLAAAEARAESVNTLEGVTIASKAGDEGKLFGSIGTRDIADAITAAGVAVAKSEVRLPEGALRNIGEFEVSIQLHSEVFATAKIAIVAAE; via the coding sequence ATGCAAGTTATTCTACTTGATAAGATCGGTAACCTAGGTGGCCTTGGCGACCAAGTAAACGTTAAATCTGGTTACGCTCGTAACTTCCTTATCCCACAGGGTAAAGCAGTTATGGCAACTAAAGACAACGTTGCTATGTTCGAAACTCGTCGTGCTGAACTAGAAGCTAAAGTTGCTGAGCAACTAGCTGCTGCTGAAGCTCGTGCAGAGAGCGTTAACACTCTAGAAGGCGTTACAATCGCTTCTAAAGCTGGTGACGAAGGTAAACTATTCGGTTCTATCGGTACTCGTGACATCGCTGACGCTATTACAGCGGCAGGTGTTGCAGTAGCTAAGAGCGAAGTACGCCTACCTGAAGGCGCTCTACGTAACATCGGCGAATTCGAAGTAAGCATCCAACTTCACTCTGAAGTTTTTGCTACTGCGAAAATCGCTATCGTTGCAGCTGAGTAA
- the alr gene encoding alanine racemase, with protein sequence MTYMKAATASIDLNALEHNLNQIKSKAPQCKVMSVVKANGYGHGLLHIAKHSKSSDAFGVARIEEALQLRAGGIVKPILLLEGFYSSGDLPILVTNNIQTVVHCEEQLSALENADLETPVVVWLKVDSGMHRLGVRPEQYQNFVERLHQCANVAKPLRYMSHFGCADELDRATTVEQTELFLSLTEGCEGERSLAASAGLLAWPDSHLDWVRPGIISYGVSPFVDKSAQELGFLPVMTLTSHLIAVRDVKAGESVGYGGNWTSERDTKVGVIAIGYGDGYPRTAPNGTPVFVNGRKAPIAGRVSMDMLTVDLGPDAADKVGDEATLWGKDLPSEEVAEHIGTIAYELVTKLTSRVAMEYVK encoded by the coding sequence ATGACTTACATGAAAGCGGCGACGGCGAGCATTGACTTAAACGCGCTCGAACATAACCTGAACCAGATAAAGTCGAAGGCTCCTCAGTGCAAGGTCATGTCTGTTGTGAAAGCCAATGGCTACGGACACGGCTTACTGCATATCGCCAAGCATTCAAAAAGCTCTGATGCTTTTGGTGTGGCGCGTATTGAAGAAGCGTTACAACTTCGTGCTGGTGGCATTGTTAAACCTATTTTGTTGCTGGAAGGATTTTACTCTTCGGGCGATTTACCAATCTTGGTGACCAACAACATTCAAACCGTGGTGCATTGTGAAGAGCAATTAAGCGCGCTAGAGAATGCGGATTTGGAAACACCCGTTGTGGTATGGCTAAAAGTCGACAGTGGCATGCACCGATTAGGTGTTCGCCCTGAGCAATACCAAAACTTTGTTGAGCGTTTGCATCAATGTGCGAATGTTGCCAAACCTCTACGTTACATGAGCCACTTCGGTTGTGCTGATGAACTGGATAGAGCAACCACAGTTGAACAGACAGAGCTTTTCTTATCTCTTACCGAAGGTTGTGAAGGTGAGCGTTCACTTGCTGCCTCTGCGGGTTTGCTCGCTTGGCCAGACAGCCACCTTGATTGGGTTCGTCCGGGAATCATCTCTTATGGTGTCTCTCCGTTTGTTGATAAATCAGCGCAAGAGCTTGGATTTTTGCCTGTGATGACCCTGACCTCACACCTGATTGCCGTGCGCGATGTGAAAGCCGGTGAAAGTGTGGGTTATGGCGGAAACTGGACCAGTGAGCGTGATACCAAGGTTGGTGTTATCGCGATTGGTTACGGTGATGGTTATCCTCGCACTGCACCTAACGGCACTCCAGTGTTCGTTAACGGTCGAAAAGCACCGATCGCAGGACGAGTATCAATGGACATGCTAACGGTTGACCTAGGCCCTGATGCGGCAGATAAAGTCGGCGATGAAGCGACTCTGTGGGGTAAAGATTTACCTTCAGAAGAAGTGGCGGAACATATCGGAACTATCGCTTACGAGTTAGTCACTAAGCTGACTTCGCGTGTTGCGATGGAGTATGTGAAGTAG
- a CDS encoding BamA/TamA family outer membrane protein, whose product MFKRTTRNWLMSAMTLLGVSFSSPAASEEKDSAFVPFYFSTETLGNTFGVAGVAKGVWQPQAALFGMALYSDKDSYVGFLSAFNYALSENVLFSTQMYQARFNDNPYYIGSQGDNDSSIDDKTIADGLEQNYQFEFKYLLPWGNVAEHGLLGAFQPIKDVSFASPVESGVSSILFTPFYTARELEGLNNTEEATGFSLALDWDNRDSTRNPTTGSHTNLEFTTGAESWSNDDLWLKWTFQNSQYFALGPLGDLFDQQVLAFDFYTADTPTWDNCSGQDCARPPETEQARLGGLYRLRGYTGGRYHGRSAVHYSAEYRVLPDWQPLGDIPLINYYDLPWWQWVAFAELGRVADEYDIKRLHSDMKWSLGGAVRFQVEGIVVRAELARGGDEGTFRVMINQPF is encoded by the coding sequence ATGTTCAAGCGAACGACTCGAAACTGGCTAATGTCTGCAATGACATTACTCGGTGTCAGCTTTTCTTCTCCCGCTGCGAGTGAAGAAAAAGATTCAGCCTTTGTCCCTTTCTATTTTAGTACTGAAACTTTGGGCAATACCTTTGGGGTTGCGGGTGTCGCAAAGGGTGTTTGGCAACCTCAAGCCGCTCTGTTTGGTATGGCACTCTATTCAGACAAAGACAGTTATGTCGGTTTTCTATCGGCCTTTAACTACGCTTTGTCTGAGAATGTTTTATTCAGTACTCAGATGTACCAAGCGCGCTTCAACGACAATCCTTATTACATAGGCTCTCAAGGCGATAACGATTCATCTATTGATGATAAAACCATTGCCGATGGCTTAGAACAGAACTATCAGTTTGAATTCAAGTATTTGCTACCTTGGGGCAATGTTGCAGAACATGGCTTGTTAGGGGCTTTTCAGCCAATCAAAGATGTGAGTTTTGCTTCGCCAGTCGAGTCGGGTGTCAGTTCGATCCTGTTTACGCCTTTTTATACCGCTCGTGAGTTGGAAGGTTTAAATAATACCGAGGAGGCGACAGGCTTTAGTCTGGCATTGGATTGGGATAACCGTGATAGCACACGTAACCCAACCACGGGCTCTCATACTAACCTTGAGTTCACAACAGGCGCAGAGAGTTGGTCTAACGATGACTTATGGCTTAAGTGGACCTTCCAAAATAGCCAGTACTTTGCTTTAGGTCCTTTAGGGGACCTATTCGATCAACAAGTTTTAGCATTTGATTTCTATACGGCTGACACGCCAACGTGGGATAACTGCTCTGGGCAAGATTGTGCTCGCCCACCGGAGACAGAACAAGCTCGATTAGGTGGCTTGTATCGATTACGAGGTTATACCGGAGGTCGTTATCACGGTCGCTCTGCAGTTCATTACTCTGCTGAGTACCGAGTACTCCCAGATTGGCAACCGCTTGGCGATATCCCGTTGATTAACTACTACGACTTGCCTTGGTGGCAATGGGTAGCGTTTGCTGAATTAGGGCGCGTTGCAGATGAATACGACATCAAAAGACTGCACTCGGACATGAAATGGAGCTTAGGTGGCGCAGTGCGTTTCCAAGTGGAAGGCATTGTTGTTCGTGCTGAGTTGGCGCGAGGTGGTGACGAAGGGACCTTTAGGGTCATGATCAATCAGCCCTTCTAA
- the rpsR gene encoding 30S ribosomal protein S18 — MARFFRRRKFCRFTAEGVQEIDYKDVATLKNYITEAGKIVPSRITGTSAKYQRQLARAIKRSRYLALLPYTDKHQ, encoded by the coding sequence ATGGCTCGTTTCTTCCGTCGCCGTAAATTCTGCCGTTTCACTGCAGAAGGCGTACAAGAGATTGACTACAAAGACGTAGCAACTCTTAAAAACTACATCACTGAAGCTGGTAAAATCGTACCTAGCCGTATCACTGGTACAAGCGCTAAGTACCAGCGTCAACTAGCTCGCGCTATCAAGCGTTCTCGTTACCTAGCTCTACTACCGTACACTGACAAGCATCAGTAA
- a CDS encoding replicative DNA helicase produces the protein MDTKSQKSANDQVDAIKVPPHSLEAEQSVIGGLLLDNERWDTVAEKVVAKDFYSRPHRLIFEAVKDILEESSPLDLITLSEHLELREQLEEVGGFAYLADLAKNTPSAANINAYADIVAQRALVRSLIGVANEIADSGYDPQGRTSEELVDLAESKVFAIAEGRASENEGPQNVDSILEKTLERIEILYKTPQDGVTGVDTGFNDLNKKTAGLQGSDLIIVAARPSMGKTTFAMNLCENAAMKQDKPVLIFSLEMPAEQLMMRMLASLSRVDQTKIRTGQLDDEDWARISSSMGILMDKKNMYIDDSSGLTPTEVRSRARRIAREHDGISMIMIDYLQLMRVPSLSDNRTLEIAEISRSLKALAKELNVPVVALSQLNRSLEQRADKRPVNSDLRESGSIEQDADLIMFIYRDEVYNPDSSLKGIAEIILGKQRNGPIGSVRLTFQGQHSRFDNYAGPAFDDE, from the coding sequence GTGGATACCAAAAGTCAGAAATCAGCCAACGATCAGGTGGACGCCATCAAGGTCCCGCCACATTCATTAGAAGCTGAGCAATCTGTTATTGGCGGTTTGTTATTAGATAACGAACGCTGGGATACGGTTGCCGAAAAGGTTGTGGCCAAAGACTTTTATAGCCGTCCTCACCGTCTGATCTTTGAAGCGGTAAAGGATATCCTTGAAGAAAGTTCTCCTCTGGATCTTATTACACTCTCTGAACATTTAGAGCTGCGTGAGCAACTTGAAGAAGTGGGTGGCTTTGCTTACCTTGCTGACCTAGCGAAAAACACACCCAGTGCCGCAAACATCAATGCGTATGCGGATATCGTGGCGCAACGTGCACTTGTTCGTAGTCTGATTGGTGTCGCGAATGAGATTGCTGATTCTGGTTATGACCCTCAAGGTCGTACATCGGAAGAACTTGTTGATCTGGCTGAGAGTAAAGTCTTCGCGATTGCCGAAGGCCGTGCAAGTGAAAACGAAGGTCCACAAAACGTAGATAGCATTCTAGAGAAGACACTAGAACGTATCGAGATCCTGTACAAAACGCCGCAAGATGGTGTGACAGGTGTCGATACTGGCTTCAACGACCTCAACAAGAAAACAGCAGGCCTACAAGGCTCTGACTTAATTATTGTTGCTGCTCGTCCATCGATGGGTAAAACCACATTTGCGATGAACTTGTGTGAAAACGCAGCAATGAAGCAAGACAAACCGGTTTTAATCTTCTCGCTAGAGATGCCAGCCGAACAGCTGATGATGCGTATGCTTGCGTCACTTTCTCGCGTAGATCAAACCAAGATTCGTACTGGTCAGTTAGACGATGAAGATTGGGCTCGTATTTCGTCGAGTATGGGTATTCTGATGGATAAGAAGAATATGTATATCGATGACAGCTCGGGTCTAACGCCAACAGAGGTGCGTTCTCGTGCTCGACGTATTGCTCGTGAACACGATGGTATCTCTATGATCATGATAGATTACCTTCAATTAATGCGTGTACCTTCGTTATCTGATAACCGTACTCTTGAAATCGCCGAGATTTCTCGCTCATTGAAAGCGTTAGCAAAAGAGCTCAACGTTCCGGTTGTGGCACTTTCTCAGCTTAACCGTTCCCTAGAGCAACGTGCTGATAAGCGCCCAGTTAACTCGGACTTGCGTGAATCAGGTTCGATTGAGCAAGATGCCGATTTGATCATGTTCATCTATCGTGATGAGGTTTATAACCCAGACAGTTCCTTGAAAGGCATTGCTGAGATCATCCTTGGTAAGCAACGTAACGGTCCGATCGGTTCGGTTCGTCTTACGTTCCAAGGCCAACACTCCCGATTTGATAACTATGCAGGCCCTGCATTTGATGATGAGTAA
- a CDS encoding DUF481 domain-containing protein: MSKLLALSTGLLSTGLLSAPMALADDTKASVDAILDSIVVSGPTAESIVVAPTPEEKELDIAPSDTELPSPLKTEVEFGYQSHTGNSDSRALNARLKGEYTTGRHRSSGEWKYYNLYKDGEEDKRQSTYTAQSDYKLSPKTYLYGSFKGVDSRYSAYFKDYTVSSGLGYQFSNTEEFVLEVEVGPGYRYQEPNLDEIDDDDIIFPDIVEEAIFRSNINTSWQALPNLQLKADVTLVSGNSNLSVDTELEAINDITDNIALKIAHSRQFHDKVPEGLSKGDSVLSVNLLFQF; this comes from the coding sequence GTGTCCAAATTATTGGCTCTGAGCACTGGTCTTTTAAGCACTGGTCTCCTGAGCGCTCCGATGGCCTTAGCTGATGATACTAAAGCCTCTGTTGATGCAATCCTCGACTCTATAGTAGTTTCAGGACCTACTGCTGAGTCGATCGTCGTTGCACCGACACCTGAAGAAAAAGAGTTGGATATCGCACCGAGTGATACAGAACTGCCGAGCCCGCTAAAAACGGAAGTCGAATTCGGATATCAGTCGCATACTGGTAACTCTGATTCACGAGCGCTTAACGCACGCCTAAAAGGTGAGTACACAACGGGTCGCCACAGAAGCAGTGGTGAATGGAAGTATTACAATCTCTACAAAGATGGCGAAGAAGATAAAAGACAATCGACTTACACCGCTCAGAGTGACTACAAGTTAAGTCCAAAAACCTATCTCTACGGCAGTTTTAAAGGGGTCGATTCACGATACAGCGCCTATTTTAAGGACTACACCGTTTCGAGTGGTCTGGGTTATCAGTTTTCAAATACCGAAGAGTTTGTGTTGGAAGTGGAAGTGGGGCCGGGTTATCGCTATCAAGAACCCAACCTTGATGAAATAGACGATGATGACATCATCTTTCCGGATATTGTTGAAGAAGCAATTTTTCGTAGCAATATCAATACGTCTTGGCAGGCGCTACCCAACTTGCAACTCAAAGCCGATGTGACACTGGTCTCGGGTAACAGTAACTTGAGTGTGGATACCGAATTAGAAGCGATCAACGATATCACGGATAATATTGCCTTGAAGATAGCGCACTCTCGACAATTCCACGACAAGGTACCTGAAGGGTTAAGTAAAGGTGACTCGGTGCTATCGGTTAACCTGCTATTCCAATTCTAA